The window aagtataatcatatgcaagaggaaatgcttcataaaggaagcccccaaacaaacggggtatttgaatttgtgcgtcacaaacaaaatttggacaaggaaattttttagaagcaacttttttccaaaaaagtatattgcttggtcgaaccaaacacaagttaaaaatttaaaacttggagcatgaaggcaacttagctggttaatgtgttcggtattgacgacgcggtccgagcttgatgcgggacaaggttctatcccccaagccggtcccgaggtggcagagcaaagagctcggcactctgaaGTGGTGACATGGCACGATTAATGCAGgccagcagagtgatgccgaagtccccggcatggggtaatgaagtgttgacgaagccccccgtccagccgacatgacgccaaaggatatagtccgactggatcattttcctgtgcacaaaaaatagtgcaaatcggagataataataatgataaaaaatgttgcataataaataatttatgcaaagtgagtaataaaagaaatatggcctggcgccgaagtcaatgtcgatgcagggcgtcggcgtgatgcggtaaaggtgtggcaaagcctgaattcacaggttggtccgagttccggatgcggcgttcgccggactatgtacggaaactgaccggacCACCACGCAACTGTCGTTAGTGcgtccatcatttgatagacctatgtacagatgatggaacaaaccagagtaataattccttaggaaaaatgaacccgaacaagcaaaaaatactaggattaatagcacctggttccgGAAATTGgggctcgatccgcacacccattgcctgatgggcgataaagcgacggtatggcgatgctggcaaaggttggctcgccgaggcaaagccctcggtccagctaacgtgacggagctgggcgGCTAGTGACgttgaagtctccggagtaggttgatgaagagatggtgaagcccctggtccagccgagatgtcgaagcctcgatgtcagccgatgagtcgaagtaggccgGCATgacggacaccagcttgaagaagcaatagtgcggccctgccgatgcaggtcgtgacgtggtcgatgccggcttgatgaagtgaccgtgcggcaatgccggtatgcccgctccgtgtaatccgtggggctgcgatgttggtgatgatttatcctttgcgatgccggactcttgttcggcttgccgagatgatgattcgaagaagttgaactcggctcaacaaagtgacaacgtgtatagcgcaggtcggcagccttggagcaatatagccggactggtttgacaccagcatgatgatgaagatgacctcaggggaggcttaaaaatttacgggcacgtgtttaaaaaaacgcacaataccctagaagagaattcctctaaaaggttgtccaatatcacgttcataaagaaacatgaattcaggtcgggtccgtattcgcgcagaaaacagatccaaaaattggtccactcatcggaagatTTCCGGAGTTTGAACCGTTAGATCGAGCTGAACTTTTTAGGGGTGATAGATATGGGAATTctgcagtagatgaacggttggatcttccaaaggacctcctagCTGGGTTCTGGAgaccacaccctaaactcgtccagattcccgtccagatttgacagggctccggtatatcgtagattgtcggaaattccttcatcggaactcgacgaaattttgcatgactGTTGTAGATGTAATTCCGCACTATTACACTAAAGCAATCGTGAAAACAACGCTCGAGGAGGCGATGACGGCGAATACAAGTTTGTTGTTCATAAAAacagcacggccgcccgagggcaatgttgacgttgagccctcgagctccatggatgattcctccctgATCttaatagagatcggagttgatgtttgatgaaggccctcgtcaaaACATGGTGATCTGAACACGGGGCgcagttcttggtcgaaccaaggtgcccagtcgagctggtgacgaagatgctgaagtcgtagttgatctgcaggcgagccatcaacctttttgccgatcacacagcggaactctcaatgaaagcaccaatgtcagtgtcaaaaccggcggatctcgggtagggggtcccaaactgtgcgtctaaggtggatgataacaggaggcaggggacacgatgttttacccaggttcgggcccccctcttgatggaggtaaaaccctacatcctgcttgatttattcttgatgatatgggtattacaagagttgatctaccacgagatcggagaggctaaaccctagaagctagcctatggtatgattgtctgtatatctttatcgactagcctggcctcagtttatataatgcacgagaggcctaggataacaagagtcctagccgaatacgccggtggggaggagtccttgtcttgatcgccaagtcttgtggaatcttccttgtatgcgacaactgtccgaactggcccatgagtatatggccatgggggtcctcggcccaatctaacagatcgggagctgacgtggtgagtaccccctagtacaggacaccgtcagtccttataaaatttcagctcctctgtggcacgaaccgactcagcataagccgcatcccctTCACATTCtaaagcaatcttcctgctcccatgtaccgtgatggtcccctgatgacccggcatcttaagctgcagataaacataacacgacctcgccatgaacttagcataagccggcctttcgaacaaggcatgatatggactcttgattttcaccacttcaaaagtcaaattttctgatcttgaatcatgattgtctccaaaagccacctctagggctatcttgccaactgggtacgctgatttaccaggcaccactccatgaaagacggtgttcgacggtttaagactcttgtctgtcagccccatgcgacggaaggtatcatagtaaaggatattgatattgctccctccatccataagcactttggtgaacttgtagccCCCGGCCTGAggagccaccactaaggccagatgacccggattatcaacccggggcggatgatcctcccgactccataaaatgggttgttcagaccggcgcaaatactgaggcaccgccggttcaacagagttcatggctcttttgtgaagcttctgatcacgcttacacaagctagtggtaaagacatgatactgcccactattcaactgcttcagatTGTTCTGATAATCcaactgttgctgctgctgattcccctgatggttataacctccctgattgccctgattaccttgattgccatgtccggtttTATTGCCTTGGAATCCTAAACCGGAGCTGccgcctccataacccggcccatgaaaaccgccccctaaaccgccgggcgggccattgtcatattgaaacatattggaattTTTGAATCCtcgcatgatgaagcaatccttccaaagatgcgaggTTGACTTCTCCTTCGATctgtgctttggacaaggttgatttaacaagCGCTGtagattggggcctgaccctccgccCCTTTGGGGCGGTTTGCCCTTACGACGTTGACCGTTATCCtgggcgttggtgttagccacaaagtccaggcTATTGtacgctttgcgcttaccattgttcccatgacctgccgggttttgctgctgccccttggcactgccgttctttttcccttccCCTGGTTTGTCCTCTTTAGAATCAGGGTCCTTGTTACTATCTGattcggcatatttaaccaaagcggccataagcgttgacatgtcattgcagtgacatttgagccttcccaacttcagttTTAATGACatgaaccggcagttgccctccaacgTCAAAACTGCTATATCTGCAttgatgtggtctgatgaatgcaaaatagctgagactcgcttcacccaatgggtagtagactccccatcctcttgaacacaagcggctaggtccacaattgacatgggctgctaacatgtatccttgaaattctggataaaccggctctttaactcagcccatgacgCAATGGAATTAGGTGGTAGACTCTTTAACCAGGTACGTgtcgttccttccaacatcatggtgaaatacttagcacacactgcttcatccacatctagcatctccattgccatctcataactctcaacccatgactcggggggcAAATCggcgtaattgggcaccttacgagggcccttaaaatccttgggcagtcgcacattacgtaaGGCCGGGTTGAGGCATGGTACCCCCaaagaactgaagaccacaccTGGCTCAACTGAGGTGGTCGGACGAACCGGGGTAGGCTAACGAGCTGCGTGCtaagctgctaactcggcctctcgacgtgctcggccatgatccaccacatcttgtgcaTTAGCACCACCACCCGCTGGATTACGTTGTCGTGCACTACTggacacagccggttcatcaacatgcctgctgtagctccggcttggatggGGGGTGGAATGGATCCTCtcacgactatgcgaataagcctgctaCTGGGTTAACGCCGTTTGGAGGAGTTCTCTTGCCCGTCATGTCTCAACCGCCACCGGTGACTCGCCTTCGGTCGGaagagctgccaatcgtgaagcggcggccacaatgttatccaacgggttggagtaatgccccgggggcGTCGAAACACGCTGTGACACAATGTTGCTctaacgaggcgggtccatcgtgcgcggctgaGTCGGCGCTCCTGTTACCGGTGCCTCAgtccggtttaccactggctggttagtggttcctactcctggagtgttgacgagatttcttggctcataacccggcgggaggtgcggccggtatctcctcctcatgacctcactTGAGGCACTCTGATCCAgtctaagccggtaggcctgagcttctaaCTCGGCCCATTATGTAGCCATCCTGGTGTTGTCTGCTGCCAGGTccactttagcctgagttatctgatccttcacctttacaatctccgcgttgtgctgaTCTCGGTTTGCCGCGTCCACCTCCGCTCCTAGTAATGTTGCTAAAGTGTCAAACAGATCAAACAAAACCTGAGCCGGAGGCGGTGCAGAGCCTCCTGCTCCCGCTGGCATTGCCGTTGCTAAACCGGAATCATTGCCGCGGCGGTAGAAGAGTGTTGTGctagttgtgtaccggccatgaagaccgcgacccggcttggcagatcaaggtggtccggaatactgttgccatcagagCCTCCACTAATCTGGCCATCCCGCAGTTGGTACAGGGATTCGGTCTCTTCGGTTGAAGACTCATCGTCGgaacagacaacggtttctccatcagatgccgATCCATCCTCGTATTCCGCTCCATGAATGACACCTACGAAGACATGCCTTGCCATAGGCTGAACCTGGGCAGGGcttgcacactgagccgtctcgatgatgtcggtgcaggtgtccagctcagggcccggttcaccgatcttgccgatgaagacgtgaattccgccaaaggggacccgatatccATATTCAATTGAACcaacctcgggaccccatcctgcatcgtcgatgtagagcttgccgcgacgacttttagtcatccggcccacaacgtatcccttgagcccttcgaagttacccttcaagaactcaaaaccatcgtgcgatagccccacggtgggcgccaactgtcgtggttttgtcacgacagatgtcctcgtgaaaggacttagtcgtggagccatcgctacgggttagcttaaaggggttaaaccggacaagggacacgagagttttatactagttcgtccccttacgatgaaggtaaaagcctacgtctagttgtaatggaattgctggggtttcgatgatcagggagcgaatccgctttgcctggctctcgagttgttgttgtgtgttgtacctaaaccgccgccgggtcgtccctttatatacataggtcgacgcccgtcggtttatagagtcccgaggccggatcatcagtgtgtccaactcggtctctatccttcctatcttacaatgcaagttacatgagaaagtcggtttacatctacaggccttaacccgcctttgggccttgggccttcgtaaagcgccaccatcctcacgtcttgatgggcttctaatcttcatagagttaacccggctactcctggtcggtttacgtccagtagtaatatccccaacaaagcCCATGCAACCACGACCCTCATCGACGGGGCTGCCACGACCGGATAGACCCCCGCCACGCGCAGCGGTGCCACCCCAGGAGCAGGGGGCTACGGCGGGAGTCGTGGTGTGCTTGCGGAGACGGCCGCGTCCCCGTTTAGGCGCCGGGgagccgggcccctcgcgaggggcctttcctttctccgtggAGGAGAACCTCTTTGACGGCGCCATTGGAGTCGGtggtggagcagaggaggaagaagcagacggaatgggaagagatgggcgacaggggctctgcccccctccccatttatagcaagagaaggccaaccagcacccccacgatcacaggtaatgatggttttccttgcatgctgCAGGAACttgtcaagtcaggcagttgccgaggcagcgtggggaagcggagacacccacatccaatcaaccgccacacgtcaatcgaggctgcaggcttttggggcctgcggcgctccgtgcttgaccctttggcttcgcctcgaagtcaagcccgagcgcaccttgggcccgggggctactatcggcgttctgggaacaggggtccccagacttgcctgcctgcggcccacggtatggctgggctggcaggtttgtacaacccatcttcatcaacaaggcattcaagaccctcgcgaggcggcggacgcaagacctcctcaggagcggcctcgctagGCAAGCTCAcgagaggcggagagatcaaggcaaggcaaacctcacgaggtcctcgtgacgtgagcgatgaagatcgagaccaggcgggcgccagcgcacgcagtgtacttgcttcctctttggtgccaagggggaaaGCGcgagcgcagagtaccgaggcatcaagcaaaggtttccatattggtgcaatgagaccaagaccaaaaggacgacaagacggaggtcaccatggagcccaggacggcgtcaccaccagagcctttggcagtcaaagaccaccttttgtcaggataagctatactagttgtctcccttcaaattggccgctgttggctcccttcccgctcaatatttggggagaggaccagggcctatataattaGAACTAGACACCACAGGGGAGAGGATCAACCTCATCACAAGGAGATCGAGATCAGATCGAGAGGCGTcccacccacacaagttcaccaagcacaagaacacctcaacctcagtaggctgttcttccccttgtactgttcatcatcagcccaagaggcaatccaccatcaccatactggagtagggtattacaccacaacggtggcccgaaccagtataaatcttgtgtctttctgtgttgtgagttcgtcgagtccgtccgcaagatcttagagagttagggcatggatcgatagggagaaaaccttcgcgcgcaccccagtgttcgaacctcaagggtctgccggaacccgtgatccgacaaagTGCTTAACAAGTAAGCATTCTTGTATCCCTTTACTTGAGACATGAAGTTAGAGCATGTATTTTTCACTTGAGAAATAAATTAGAGCATGTGTTCCTGTACTTGAGAATTAATTAGAGCATGTGTGCTTGTACTTGAGAAATTAATTAGAGAATGTGTGCCTGTTCATGAGAAATTAAATCTTTTTCTTCTAAAATTAAATAGATACATTCTAGATGCTAGAGAGATGCCTGTGCTAAGCATGTTTCTAAAGATCAAAAGTCAGTTAATGACTAGGTTTGCCACAAAAATTGAAAAAATTGAGGAGATGCCTAGCCCACTTTGCCCTAAAATTAGAAAAATGAAACTTTTCAAACTGGAAGACTTGGCCAACAACTGTTATCAAATGGAAGCGGGCAAAGGAATTTTCAATGTCACAACAGGGTAGTACTAAGTTGACATTTTGAAACAACGATGTCGTTTCAGGAAGTGGCAGAtgacatgcattccttgtcaccatATCATTACTTGTTTTAGGCATGAGAGGATAAGTCCAGAGTCAATGGTCCACACTTGCTATAGTGTTGCCAATATCAAGCTTTGCTATAATGAGGTGATCATGTCATGCAGAGATTCGAGAGGTGGCAAAAGATGAATGTTGCATTAGTGATGCCACCTGTATACTAAGAAAGTAGGAAGGCCGCCCACCTAAAGGAGAAAGGCACCTGATGAAAAAATGGGAAATTTACAAGAGCCGGGACAGTGCAACATTGTAGTGTGTGCAACCAACCTGACCACAACAAAAGAAAATGCCCAGAGCTTGGAAGAGGTGGACAAGAAACAGAACAAACGCATGTACAAGCTGAAGATCACCTATAGGAAAATCACAAGAGAAAGCCACTTGTAAAGAGGGATGTCACATTTACTCAGGTGTGCTAATTGCTATTTTCTGTTTCCATTTACTCATGTGTGGTAATTGCTCATTTATTGTGATACTTTCTTATTTGTTGTCGAGGAATCTGGTACAACAGGCATTGGTGAAAATGGAAGTCAAATATTATCAATGTTAGATCTAATGTTGGAAAGTGTAAGCTCCTACAATTGTTGGTTTATTTGCACATTTTGAACGAGTTCAATCTCTCTTCATATAGTGTGTGCAACTAATTGTGAATGAACTCAAATTAGTTGCATGAATTGTGCTCATACAGGCTTCACAAAGTACAGAACAACCTCAGATTCCACTAGCCCCTTTCCCTGAGTGTAGCTTCATTGCTAACACAAGGGATGCATTGCCACAGCCGAGGCCGTTGTGGGTAGTTCCACCAGCAAAGAAGAAGGCGGAGGGAAAGGCAAAGGGTACTGCAGAAAAGAAGTAACTTGGACAGGAGAAGGTGAGAAGACAGGATGTGTGTAGCGAAACCTCATGCATGAAGCCGTTGCTGCTGGTTTACTTGCACATCTTTGATCTTTTTGTGTGTGGTTCTATTGTAATAGAAACCTTAATTTAGACCTTATTTGAGATGTTAGAAACTTGTGTATGATCATGATGATGTAGACTtcttctcaatgatcatgttggtgTAGACCTTATTGTTGTCGTGACGTAAGCTTATTGCTCTCAATGTTCTGCATCTATTTTTTGTGAACATATCACATTTTTAGAGGCCATGGTGGATGCGAGAGAAGAGTTGAGAAGAGACGGGCTGGAGGAGGAACAAAGGTTATCTTATAGTGCCCAAGGGGGTAAATGAAATATTCCCAACAGCTCTGGGTGGGGTCATTGCTGCCAAAACCGGCTCTGCTTACATGGCTATGGTCAAAGTCGCCATTGGACTTGGTCACCCACAATTAGGACTCGCAGTGGACAGTTTATTTAGTTGTAGGATTCAGATGTGCATTTTCACACCTCGAATACTTTTAGGACTTACGGTGCATTTTACTCAAAAAAAAAGGAGAGCGAAGACAACAACAAAAATGCAATGAAAAGTGCGTTGTTGGCATTTTGTCAACGAAAGAAAAGACAATATCCAGAGAAAAACAAAGTGATTCATAAATTCATTTGGAAAACAAACAACCAACCGGTGCAGTTCAATGTCTACAATGTAGTAATTATTGAAATAAAAATTATAACGAAGTCCACAAATTTATTCTCAGTCTCTCATCTGAGTGATTATTCTGATTATGAAACGGAAATGATAGAAGGCGCATCAGACGGTGATAACCCTCTTGGCATGGACGGCGTCCTTGATCTTCATGATGGAACCGTAGACATTATTCCCGACGTTGTCGACGGTCTGTGCGGTGAGGTTCCCTCCAATCAGGCGTGTCTGCCACAGGACAGAGACGAGAgatccgcggttcttctggtggtcTATGGGGTCGGCCGCGGAGGGGTTGGCATCAAGCGGATCAATCTGCATGTCGCCGACGCCGTCAGGAAGGATGGCGAACCCGGAGGGCGGCAGGGGGAGAGAGGCACGGCTGCCCCCATGCATCACGTCCTTGAGCTCTCCCGCGTCAATCGGAGCGTACGCCACCACCATGCACGGCGCGTCGCCGCAGGCCTGCTGCAGGATGAGCTTCTTGTTGCAGCTGGCTCTACCACGACCACGACCCTGCGGCAATTCGAAGAACAGATGGCCAACCGTCAGATATCCATCCACATTGGTGCGATCGATCACAATGCGGACCGATCGAAGTAGCGATAAGAATGTTTGAAGCTCGGATGCAAACCATTACAGCGGGGCGAAGGATGGAGACGCCGCCGAGAGGGAACTGGGCCGTGGCATGGGAAGCGTCCTCCTGCACGCGCGCGCCCTCGGCAAGCAGCACGTCCCACTCGCCACGGCGCTCCACGTCGCAGATGTAGTCGAACACGCGCTGCGGCGGTGCCTCGGGGAGCCACACCGTCGTCGTAGCGCACAGCACGGGCCCGGCCGCCTGCTCTCCCGGCGCAGCGAGCGTGGTCACCACGTGCATGCCCAGCTGGAAAGACTCGTCGCGGCCGCGCCAGTCGGCGATCTTGCGCCACGCCTCGCCCCTGGGCGCAGAGATGGCCGCATAGAAGCTCTCCGTCATCCTCCGTGCCAGCTCCAGGACGTTGTTTCGCCCCTCGGGCGTTATGGCACCACCTGCCGTGAATGTTTCAGAATTGCATGATCATCTGGACTGGATGCATGTATATGGGTGGATGGTGTGGTGTTGGGGTTTCGTGACTCACCTGCCCTGCTGATGCCATAGGCGGGGCTCAAGCGCTGCGCAAGGAATTCGCACCTCCTCTGGAGGGATGTCAGCCAGCGGCGTGCGCTGAAGGTATGCCCTGATCTCAGCAGCGGGTGGAGCGGCGCCGGCATGAAGCCCTTGTCGTACTCCGCGTTCACGATCATTGCCACCTGGAACGAATGCGCAAGGCACAATGTATATGATATATCCATCATATTACTACTTGTTTGCAGCAATATGTCAGTAGGAATTACGAAAATTCTCAATATATATTATACTACAAGATATGTATGGTCCACATTCCTGAAGTGCGTGTAGAGATGAGAGTACCTTGCAGTAGCCATTGTTCATGTCCTTGATAAGACACCCACTGGGCAGCACCCGGCAGTCCCCCGGCAGGCCAATGTCCCATGCTCTGAGCTCAGATGTGCCATGGGCATCAAGAGACACGTCCACCACGGCCCAAACGCCTTGCTCTATCATCTGGCACTGCCTCGCGAACTTCACATTGAAACTCGACACCCCTGGCGACAGCACCCTAAGGCCTGCATTCAGCTGCGATCGAACGGATTTTTTTAGTAACGCAACCCATATAACCAACTACTAGTATGAGAGGAGAGCTATTTTGCAGCGGAACTTACCAGTATGACCCCCCCTTGGCATATACAACCGCGGCCGATGTTGCTGGCGGAAACACTTGACACGATATCGGGGAACGTCTCAAGCCAACAGTTCTGCCAACAGCTCAAAAGTCAGAACACACACAGCACAGGGACAAGTCGATCATATGTACAGTAAAAGAGAAATTACGGGATGAGACATATGGTAGCACTAGGTGT is drawn from Triticum dicoccoides isolate Atlit2015 ecotype Zavitan chromosome 4A, WEW_v2.0, whole genome shotgun sequence and contains these coding sequences:
- the LOC119289076 gene encoding homeobox-leucine zipper protein ROC8-like; its protein translation is MFSSNVVLASKEKNCPPKVAMVGEWKPQNGQVHDEIDPSIPTDNKDFIRSNTGTMDDDDDVANADEAITGAGSASNTRKRGRHANRQIRELEAMFQHCPHPDESLRMALGEKVGMDPLRVKFWFQNRRNAKKNQNERQQNMVLRTENLMLAEENRAMKAAMLKKTCPTCKGPMVFIKPLAPPELLRLHMENERLKADLLRRTAYLHGVSAGTAGPCWQNCWLETFPDIVSSVSASNIGRGCICQGGVILLNAGLRVLSPGVSSFNVKFARQCQMIEQGVWAVVDVSLDAHGTSELRAWDIGLPGDCRVLPSGCLIKDMNNGYCKVAMIVNAEYDKGFMPAPLHPLLRSGHTFSARRWLTSLQRRCEFLAQRLSPAYGISRAGGAITPEGRNNVLELARRMTESFYAAISAPRGEAWRKIADWRGRDESFQLGMHVVTTLAAPGEQAAGPVLCATTTGRGRGRASCNKKLILQQACGDAPCMVVAYAPIDAGELKDVMHGGSRASLPLPPSGFAILPDGVGDMQIDPLDANPSAADPIDHQKNRGSLVSVLWQTRLIGGNLTAQTVDNVGNNVYGSIMKIKDAVHAKRVITV